GCTCGTGGACCGTGAGCCAACGCATATCTGGAAGCCTCTGCTGCATGAAGTGGCAACTGGGTCGCTGGATGCCGGCCTCGATGAGTTGAGCTACAACGCTCAGGGCCGCAGCGCCGGTTTCAAATTTCAGATTGGCCAGATGCAGTCACTGGATCGAGAGCAGCGTTGCATTCACCTTGCCCCTGTGTGCGGGCAGGATGGCCAGATGATTCTGCCCGGCCGCGAGCTGTATTACGACTACCTGGTGATGGCCGTAGGCAGCGTAACCAACGATTTTGGCGTCGAGGGCGTGGCCGACCACTGTACCTTTCTCGACAGCCGTGAACAGGCCGAGCAGTTTCGCCATACACTGCTTGAGTCATGGCTCAAGACCAGCAACACGCCGAATGCACGCCTGCGCATCGCGATTGTCGGCGCCGGTGCCACCGGTGTTGAGCTGTCGGCCGAACTGTTCAATACCGCACGCGAACTCAGCGCCTATGGTCTGTCAAAACTGGACAGGCAGCGGCTGGAAGTGATTCTGGTTGAAGCAGGCCCGAGCATACTCCCGGCCTTGCCGCCCCGAATCTCTTCGGCAGCCCGTCATGAACTGGAAAAACTGGGAGTCAGTGTCCGCGAAAACACCAAGGTTGCTTCTGTAAACGAGAAGGGGCTGGTCACCGATACCGGTGAAGTGATCGAGGCGGAGCTGAAAGTCTGGGCCGCCGGTATCCGCGCACCGGACTTCATGCAGTCGCTGGACGGGCTGGAGTGCAATCGCCTCAATCAGCTGGTGGTGCAGCCGGATCTTCGTACCACCGAGGACAAGCGCATTTTTGCCCTCGGTGACTGCGCTGCCTGTGCACGTACGGACGGCAACGGCAATGTGCCGCCCCGTGCTCAGGCAGCGCACCAGATGGCCAGCTTTCTGTATCGCCACTTCCGCAAAATTCTGCGTGAAGAGGCCCTGCCGGCCTATGAGTACAAGGACTATGGCTCGCTGGTATCGCTCAGCCGATTCAGCACCGTCGGCAGCCTGATGGGCAACCTGTCCAAGGGCAGCCTTATGGTTGAAGGACGCCTTGCGCGGCTGGTCTATGTCTCGCTCTACCGGCTGCACCAGCTGGCAATACACGGTTACATCAAAACGTTTCTGATCACGCTGGTTGATCGCATCAACCGGGTGATCCGTCCCAGACTCAAGCTGCACTGAGCGAGAGGGAGCCATCAGCACTGAGCCTTGCCGACCATTGGTCGGCTTTTTTTATCTCGGGCAAACCGAAATTTCTGCTACGCTTAACAACGGTTGTTAACGGATTCGGATCACAACGCTCATGCTGACACCTTCCTTGACCCGCCCGTTGGTGATGGCTGTTTTCATTGCAGATGCCTACTCGTTGGCACTGTATTGGATATACGACCACGACCTGCTGGACCGTGAGCCGGTCGATCCGGATCAGCTACACGCACCCTTGAGCCACTGGCACGGCAACAAGCAGGCAGGAGATCTGACCCATTATGGTGATCAGGCCTGGCACCTTTATCAGTTTCTGCAGCAACACAACCAGTTCAACGCTGTGGCCTACCGCAATAGCTGGGCTCGCTTCATGCGGCATTACACCGGCTATATCGACAAGGCCAGTGCCATGACGCTGCAGAATATCAGTCAGGGAATTGAGCCCGCCGGCTCTGAATCCACAGAGCTGTCGGTCACTGGCCGGGTCGTGTGCCTACTGCCCTTTGTCAGTAACAAGCACGCCTTTCTGGAGCAGGCCCAGGCCCTGGCTGCCATAACACACAACTCACCCTCAACACTGGCGACAACCGAGTATCTGGCACGTGTTCTGCTGGACTGCCTGGGCGGCATTCCCGCTGAGGAAGCACTGGAGCGAGAGCTTCACAGCCTGCCCCCTGCGCTGCAACAGCTGGTGGCAATGGGACGTGATTCAGCGGCCGACGACACACGTCAGGCGCTGCGCCGGTTTGGCATCGCCTGTGATTTGCAGCACGGGTTGCCCGGTGTTGCTCACCTGCTGTGCCGTTACCGTTCTGTGCCTGAGATGTTGCAGCAAAATGCCCTGGCCGGTGGTGACTCCAGTGCCCGCGCGATGATTACAGCCGCCATCATGACAGCACAGGCAGAATCACCTGAACTGCCGCAACACTGGTTACCCCGCTGCTGGCCAGAGACGGCCATCTGATTATTCTGAAAATTCGAAAATTTCAGAATAATGTCAACAAATTACAACAGTATTACAGTTGATCAGTTGAAACCCTACCCCCAGGTGTTTATGATCCACGCCTTTGTTTTATCCGCACCAAACCATTCCCATGATTTTTGTCACAGGTTGACTACTTTTAAGTAAGCGACCTATTGATCTGAGGCAGACCAGCTACTCGCCAAAGTTGCAACTGGCAACTAGGGCAGGCAGGTACAGATACCATCCGGAGTGATTGGTCGACCCTGTAAAACACCGGGAGCTGCACCGCCATGAGAAACAATCTTCCTGTCACGCAAAAAGAACGGCGTTTCGGCAGCGATGAAAAATTGATTTCCACGACCGACCTCGATGGCAACATTACCCACTGCAACGATGTGTTCGTGAATATCAGCGGCTACTCACGTGAAGAGTTGATCGGCCAGCCACACAATATGGTGCGCCACCCCGATATGCCCGAAGCCGCCTTCAAGGTCCTCTGGGACACCATCAGAGCAGGCAAGCCCTGGATGGGATTGGTCAAGAACCGCTGCAAGAACGGCGATCATTACTGGGTGAACGCCTACGTCACGCCCATTACCGAGCATGGAAAGGTTATCGGCTTCGAGTCGGTACGCGTCTGCCCGGAGAGAGCGGATGTTGCTCGTGCTGAAAAGATCTACGGCCTGATCAATCGCGGCAAGTCGATCAGCAAATTCAGCATTCCCTGGGACTGGGTCATTTTTGTTGTGGCGCTGGTTTTAGCCGGCGTACTGGGCAATCAGGTTTCCCCTCTGCTGGGTGGAGCGCTTTTTGCTGTGGTCGCCGCAGCTCTATTGGCCAATCAACAGATACAGCGCCAGCGTCGCCTGAATCGATTGCTCAACATGATGCCATCTGCCTTCAAGCACCCGGTCGCGACAGCAACCTACACCGACAGCATTGGCAGCTTCGGTGATCTTGAAGTGGCTATCAAGAGCGAACAGTCGCACCTGGACACCGTACTCACCCGCATTGATGACGCAGCCCTCAGCGTAGCCGACAAGGCCCGCAGCGGGCTGGAGATGTCGCAGGAATCCTGTGCTGCCATGCGCCGCCAGCAGGAAGAGACCGAAAAGGTGGCCGCCGCCATGCACCAGATGGCCTCCACCATCGCCGAGGTCTCCGGCCATGTGCAGGAAACCGCATCACAGGCTGAGCGTTCCAATACCACAGCAGTGAAAGGGCGTGAACTGGCCAGCACCACGAGTCAGTCGATCGCCCACCTGAGCCAGACGGTTAACCATATCGCTTCCTCGGTCCAGGATCTGGTTGAACAGACCGGCAAGATTGCCGATGCCGCCCGCATCATTGAAGAGATCGCAGACCAGACCAACCTGCTGGCACTCAATGCCGCCATCGAAGCGGCTCGCGCCGGCGAGCACGGTCGTGGCTTTGCCGTGGTCGCCGATGAGGTCCGCCAGTTGGCCATGCGAACGCAGGCGTCTACTCGCGATATTCATCAGATTGTTGATGAGCTCGGCTCTCGTGCCGATCATGCCATAAAGGCTGCGCATGAAGGGCAGGACGAAGCCGATGCCGGCCTTGCGCAGGTGCAGGAAGCCGAGCAGATGCTGAACGAGATCTCCGGAATGATGAGCACCATCGCCAACATGTCGATGCAGATGGCCGCTGCCGTTGAAGAGCAGGCCCAGGTCTCTGAAGGGGTCAACGCTCAGGTTGCCAGCATTTCGGCACTTTCAAGCGAAAGTCTGTTCAAGGCCGAAGAGGCCGCGGGCACCACCCGTGAACTGCAGTCGGTATCCGCTGACATGCATGAGCTGGTCAGCGGTTTCAAACGCTAAACCAGAATCATCACCACACAGGCAGCGGTCAACAGCCCCATCACTGCGTTGAACCGCTGCCAATGGCGAGGCGTGCTCAACAGCCGCCCAAGTGCAACACCAAACCCGGCCCAGAGGGAAATGGCCGGGATATTCACCAGCGCCATAACCGCAATCAGTACCAGAGCTGACGCCACGAAGGCATCCCCTGCCAGCGTGAATGAAGCCACCCCCGAGATCGACATAATCCATGCTTTCGGATTGGCGAACTGAAAGGCTGCTGCCTGCCACAGTCGCAGCGGCCTGCGCTCCGCAGCGCAATCCACCTCAGGTGCGGGAGCCGTCGCGATACGCCAGGCCAGCCAGAGCAGATAAACGCTGCCTACTACCTTTAGCGCCAGCTGCATCGACGGCCAACGCTCAAACATTGCTCCCAGCCCCATGGCCACTGCTGCCATCAGCCCCATACACCCCAGTGTGATACCCATTATGTGCGGCACCGTGCGGCGAAACCCAAAGTTCGCACCCGATGCCGTCAGCATCATGTTGTTGGGTCCTGGTGTCACTGACATGCTGAACGCAAACAGCATGGCAGGCCCCAGCAGCCCGGTCAGTTCCACGGCTTCCTGTGTCATCACTAACGCCTCGATTGTATGGGTACAATTACATGATTTTGATTCAATTATTCTCATTGAATCCATACAATGCACGTTAGACCCTTGCATTTATGCGAGCAATGTTTACTTTGTCACCTATACAATCAATTGTACCCCTGACAAATGGAGCCCGTATGGACCTGCATGAGCGCGCCCGCGCCCGATGCCACTGGCTGCCCGACCTGACAGGCCGGACCGGCGCACGTTACCAGGTACTGGTCGATCAGCTGGCGGCCGATATCGCCAGCGGCCAACTCAAGCCGGGTGATCGCCTTCCACCGCAACGCCTGCTGGCTGATGCACTTGAGGTCACCATCGGTACCATCACGCGTGCCTATCGTGAAGCCGAGCGCCGTGGCTTGGTTGAAGCACGCGTGGGCAGTGGCACGCGAGTGAAGGGAACGACCGAACAACCGCCTGACTTTCACCATCTTTCGCGCGCCGGCCATGACAGCATTGATCTGTCACTGAGCATCCCGATTCCCAATCCGCTGCGGCAGCAACAGCTGGCCACCATTTTGCAACAGATTGCCAGCTTGCCCACAGCTATCGAATCCGCCCTTACCTATCAGCCTGAACAAGGCAGTCCGTTGCAGCGTGAGCAACTCTGCCAATGGCTCAACGCTCAGGGGCTTATGCTGCTGCCTGAAGAGGTCATCCTCACCGAGGGCGGGCAACATGCTGACTTTCTGGCTTTACAGGCATTGATAAAACCGGGTGAAGCGGTGGCCTCTGCTGCCCTCACCTACCCAGGCATGATCGCGGCGGCACGTCAGCTTGGGCTGAAACACATCCCTGTACCCATGGATCGGGAGGGCATACGGCCCGAGGCCCTGGAGCGGCTGTGCCAGCAGCAGCGCATCCGCCTGCTCTACCTGATGCCCGAGTACAACAATCCCACTGGCCTGAGCATGAGCCAGCAGCGACGTGAGGCCATCGTCGAGGTCGCACGACGCCATGACATGCTGCTACTGGAAGACGGTGTGCAATTTGTTACCCCTGACTTGAGAGGAACGCCGTTGTTTGAACTGGCACCTGAGCGAGCACTTTACATCTTCAGTGCATCCAAGTTGCTGTCAGGAGGTCTGCGATTCGGTGCATTGCGTGCTCCTTCCAATTTGATGCCCCAGCTACGGGTAGCATTGCGTGCACAATGCTGGTCATCACCGGGGCTGATGGGAGCCGTCACCTGTCAGTGGCTGGCAAAGGGACATGCCGACCCGCTGCTGCACTGGCACTGGGATGAAGTACGGACACGCCAGAAACTGCTGCATGAGGTATTGGGGCAGTACAACCTGAGCTCCCACCCCTGTGGTTTTCATGGTTGGCTCCAGCTGCCGGAACCCTGGCGTGCGGCCGATTTTGTCAAACTTGCCGATAGCAGAGGTGTTACGCTGATTGCCGCAGAACCTTTTTGTGTCGGCACTCAGCCCGCTCCTCAGGCTGTGCGCATCTGCGTAACGCCCCCTGCCAGCCGTGAGCGGCTGCAGGAAGGACTGGAACGGCTTGCACAACTGCTTCATGACGAACCTCCGCTGATGCCCCCGCTGCTGTAAATGCAGAGTCGATATCAGCTGTTATACTGAACCTGTTCTGACAAGGAGGGATACAATGATGAGTGTTGAAGTGAGCGGCCTGTTCGGCCTTATCGTTCTGGTACTCAACGTCATGGCCATCGTGAAAACCATCCAGAGCCCTGCCACCACCATGGCAAAGGTGGTCTGGATTGTCGTGATTCTGCTGCTGCCTGTGCTTGGCCTGATTCTGTGGTTCTTGCTTGGACCCAGGGGCTGAAACGGTTCTGACGTTCATTCAGGACCTCAACCTTCAACAGAAGAGGTACTGCACCGCCTTAGCGGTACAGCACCTCTGGCAGGATAAGCGCAATGGACGGGATGAAGATAATCAGCATCAGGCGCACGATATCCGCCATCCAGAAGGGTGTCACGCCCTTGAATATAGTCCCTGTTTTGATATCCCGCAGCACTGCACTGAGCACAAATACGTTCATGCCCACCGGAGGCGTGATAAGACTGATCTCGGTCACAACAACCACGACGATGCCGAACCACACCAGGTCGTAGCCAAGCGAAGCAACAACCGGATAGAACACCGGCACCGTCAGCAGCATCATCGACAGGCTCTCGAACACCATGCCCAGCACGATGTAGATCCCCATGATGGCAAAGATCACCACGATTGGCGCAACGTCCATGGAGGTCACGAAGTTCAGCAACATGTCCGGCAGACCCGCACGGTTGATGAAGTCGGAGAAGATCAATGCACCGATCACCACCGCGAACAGCATCGCCGAGGTGCGGGCTGTATCCGCCAGAGTGTCGAACAGGGTCGACAGTGTCAGGCGGCCTCGGAACAGGGTGATCAGGAAGGCACCACCGGCACCAATGCCAGCCGCTTCGGTCGGGGTGAACACACCCAGATAAATGCCGCCCATCACCACAGTGAACAGAATCAGAACACCCCAGACGCCTCTCAGCGCGACCAGTCGTTCAGACCACGGGGTCTTTTCACCGGCAGGGCCGGCTTTGGGGTTGCGCCATACGACATAGCGTACCGCTGCCAAGTACAGCAGAATACCCAGGAAGCCGGGAATAAAGCCGGCCGCAAACAGTTCACGGATGGAGGACTCCGTCAGCAGGCCGTAGATCACCAGAATTACGCTGGGCGGAATCAAAATACCCAGTGTGCCACCTGCCGCAATGGAGGCTGCCGCCAGCGAGTCTGCATAGCCATACTTGCGCATCGGCGGCATCGCCACCTTGGACATGGTGGCCGA
This DNA window, taken from Marinobacterium iners, encodes the following:
- a CDS encoding PLP-dependent aminotransferase family protein; amino-acid sequence: MDLHERARARCHWLPDLTGRTGARYQVLVDQLAADIASGQLKPGDRLPPQRLLADALEVTIGTITRAYREAERRGLVEARVGSGTRVKGTTEQPPDFHHLSRAGHDSIDLSLSIPIPNPLRQQQLATILQQIASLPTAIESALTYQPEQGSPLQREQLCQWLNAQGLMLLPEEVILTEGGQHADFLALQALIKPGEAVASAALTYPGMIAAARQLGLKHIPVPMDREGIRPEALERLCQQQRIRLLYLMPEYNNPTGLSMSQQRREAIVEVARRHDMLLLEDGVQFVTPDLRGTPLFELAPERALYIFSASKLLSGGLRFGALRAPSNLMPQLRVALRAQCWSSPGLMGAVTCQWLAKGHADPLLHWHWDEVRTRQKLLHEVLGQYNLSSHPCGFHGWLQLPEPWRAADFVKLADSRGVTLIAAEPFCVGTQPAPQAVRICVTPPASRERLQEGLERLAQLLHDEPPLMPPLL
- a CDS encoding PLDc N-terminal domain-containing protein encodes the protein MMSVEVSGLFGLIVLVLNVMAIVKTIQSPATTMAKVVWIVVILLLPVLGLILWFLLGPRG
- a CDS encoding methyl-accepting chemotaxis protein, with amino-acid sequence MRNNLPVTQKERRFGSDEKLISTTDLDGNITHCNDVFVNISGYSREELIGQPHNMVRHPDMPEAAFKVLWDTIRAGKPWMGLVKNRCKNGDHYWVNAYVTPITEHGKVIGFESVRVCPERADVARAEKIYGLINRGKSISKFSIPWDWVIFVVALVLAGVLGNQVSPLLGGALFAVVAAALLANQQIQRQRRLNRLLNMMPSAFKHPVATATYTDSIGSFGDLEVAIKSEQSHLDTVLTRIDDAALSVADKARSGLEMSQESCAAMRRQQEETEKVAAAMHQMASTIAEVSGHVQETASQAERSNTTAVKGRELASTTSQSIAHLSQTVNHIASSVQDLVEQTGKIADAARIIEEIADQTNLLALNAAIEAARAGEHGRGFAVVADEVRQLAMRTQASTRDIHQIVDELGSRADHAIKAAHEGQDEADAGLAQVQEAEQMLNEISGMMSTIANMSMQMAAAVEEQAQVSEGVNAQVASISALSSESLFKAEEAAGTTRELQSVSADMHELVSGFKR
- a CDS encoding LysE family translocator, with the translated sequence MTQEAVELTGLLGPAMLFAFSMSVTPGPNNMMLTASGANFGFRRTVPHIMGITLGCMGLMAAVAMGLGAMFERWPSMQLALKVVGSVYLLWLAWRIATAPAPEVDCAAERRPLRLWQAAAFQFANPKAWIMSISGVASFTLAGDAFVASALVLIAVMALVNIPAISLWAGFGVALGRLLSTPRHWQRFNAVMGLLTAACVVMILV
- a CDS encoding TRAP transporter large permease, with amino-acid sequence MSVILIGFAVLLFLIIVVRMPIAFAMGLVGFFGFSALMGLEFGNLDSFRWTGPLSMASNRVIDTVQEYSLSVIPLFILMGNLVTRSGLSHELYRVSHAFLGHRKGGLSMATIVACGGFSAICGSSLATSATMSKVAMPPMRKYGYADSLAAASIAAGGTLGILIPPSVILVIYGLLTESSIRELFAAGFIPGFLGILLYLAAVRYVVWRNPKAGPAGEKTPWSERLVALRGVWGVLILFTVVMGGIYLGVFTPTEAAGIGAGGAFLITLFRGRLTLSTLFDTLADTARTSAMLFAVVIGALIFSDFINRAGLPDMLLNFVTSMDVAPIVVIFAIMGIYIVLGMVFESLSMMLLTVPVFYPVVASLGYDLVWFGIVVVVVTEISLITPPVGMNVFVLSAVLRDIKTGTIFKGVTPFWMADIVRLMLIIFIPSIALILPEVLYR
- a CDS encoding ADP-ribosylglycohydrolase family protein codes for the protein MLTPSLTRPLVMAVFIADAYSLALYWIYDHDLLDREPVDPDQLHAPLSHWHGNKQAGDLTHYGDQAWHLYQFLQQHNQFNAVAYRNSWARFMRHYTGYIDKASAMTLQNISQGIEPAGSESTELSVTGRVVCLLPFVSNKHAFLEQAQALAAITHNSPSTLATTEYLARVLLDCLGGIPAEEALERELHSLPPALQQLVAMGRDSAADDTRQALRRFGIACDLQHGLPGVAHLLCRYRSVPEMLQQNALAGGDSSARAMITAAIMTAQAESPELPQHWLPRCWPETAI
- a CDS encoding NAD(P)/FAD-dependent oxidoreductase, whose protein sequence is MEQSSPLYQHVVIVGGGAGGLELATRLARKYSRKGLKVTLVDREPTHIWKPLLHEVATGSLDAGLDELSYNAQGRSAGFKFQIGQMQSLDREQRCIHLAPVCGQDGQMILPGRELYYDYLVMAVGSVTNDFGVEGVADHCTFLDSREQAEQFRHTLLESWLKTSNTPNARLRIAIVGAGATGVELSAELFNTARELSAYGLSKLDRQRLEVILVEAGPSILPALPPRISSAARHELEKLGVSVRENTKVASVNEKGLVTDTGEVIEAELKVWAAGIRAPDFMQSLDGLECNRLNQLVVQPDLRTTEDKRIFALGDCAACARTDGNGNVPPRAQAAHQMASFLYRHFRKILREEALPAYEYKDYGSLVSLSRFSTVGSLMGNLSKGSLMVEGRLARLVYVSLYRLHQLAIHGYIKTFLITLVDRINRVIRPRLKLH